Proteins encoded together in one Desulfurispira natronophila window:
- a CDS encoding cytochrome C assembly family protein — MMVTILQHASFVAYVLSSIFFFRYISKDSERTVALAYGTAIAGLIFQVFPMAVIIREAGYFPLENPLLMLSLFSVCILCIFLAISLRHRFAISGTFVMPLVCFAAAGQLVASAPSLSLPEPLRSWMFTMHIMLVTLAFSFFFLCASTAVFYLIMENQLKGKRQGALFHRIPSVLSLVRIKASMLLWGFASYTLALVVSLYWSLQIYGVAVLPGDPKVLVSVATWALYGGLLLATRLGVMDPRQSAYAVIGSLVLVVLALFGVGHIFPRDQL, encoded by the coding sequence ATGATGGTGACCATACTGCAGCATGCCAGTTTCGTGGCTTATGTGCTCTCAAGCATCTTCTTTTTTCGCTATATATCAAAAGATAGTGAGCGTACAGTAGCTTTGGCCTATGGAACTGCTATTGCTGGGCTGATCTTTCAAGTTTTCCCCATGGCGGTGATTATTCGAGAAGCGGGCTACTTTCCATTGGAAAACCCGCTTCTTATGCTCTCTCTCTTTTCCGTATGTATTCTGTGTATTTTTCTGGCCATTTCGCTGCGGCATCGATTTGCCATTTCCGGAACCTTTGTCATGCCCCTGGTTTGTTTTGCCGCAGCGGGGCAGTTGGTGGCGAGCGCTCCAAGCCTGAGTTTGCCTGAACCACTGCGATCCTGGATGTTTACCATGCACATAATGCTGGTGACACTGGCTTTTTCTTTCTTTTTCCTTTGCGCCTCTACTGCCGTATTTTATTTGATCATGGAAAACCAGCTCAAAGGTAAGCGCCAAGGCGCCCTTTTTCACCGTATCCCCAGTGTGCTTTCACTGGTGCGCATTAAAGCAAGTATGCTGTTGTGGGGGTTTGCCTCCTACACTCTGGCGCTTGTGGTCTCTCTCTATTGGAGCTTGCAGATCTACGGTGTTGCGGTATTGCCAGGTGATCCGAAAGTTCTTGTATCCGTAGCTACCTGGGCGCTGTATGGCGGGTTGCTACTGGCAACTCGCCTGGGGGTAATGGATCCACGCCAGTCAGCTTATGCCGTAATTGGTTCACTGGTATTAGTGGTATTGGCGCTCTTTGGAGTGGGTCACATATTTCCGCGGGATCAGCTATGA
- the ccsA gene encoding cytochrome c biogenesis protein CcsA has protein sequence MKAFTDALFSMRTMLVLLFFTSVACAIATFIENDFGPETARALVYNTRWFEALYAWMMVGFFANIQRYRMLRPSKIFSFMIHISLVVILVGATITRYFGYEGMMHIREGEIADYILSTDTYVQLEVQGEEIDWPVLVADMGTNRFTFTTDIDGQRFAVSYVDHRAGRNKQMTVDVSYGNEEKQVMLIGGQGIQGIPVDLEIGGLEATLTYGAKVLELPFGLRLDNFALDRYPGSNSPASYSSYVTIIDEEMGIEEPYHIFMNNILIHRGFRFYQSSYDTDERGTYLSVSMDPGKLPTYIGYFFLTVGLVVSLFMPQGRCRILLRQLSTAKKKPTAPAVASSMVALMAAGLMLATPGTASAFPEYAEQGSRDDAQQQQQQEQQQAIGEDQLQQPPAGESAAQPRQQRQPRLPIPDDYDLRHAEKFGRMLVLDTAIGRIKPMDTYSNELLYKIARTVSLEGFTPNQIVLGMMTNPFSWQFVDMIRVEHPQLRRILEIRDDDQRRIPFVNFFDEQGSYRLTQYVEAAYQKDPAYRNTFDRAIVTVDERVSIAYMMYAGLIWNFFPRADGVDTNRWYTLTEAMETFPEENRRQVMRMYGNYFTAVERGLETGNWSDANRFIEDIKQYQRANDTTAAMPSEAKVKAELILNKYSIFKNLMPYFLLVGLTFLAGAFLRMFIPVASTKSKKHQSLLDRHYPLFHKIMLALVAIGFVIFTIGLGLRWYVSGHAPMSNAYESMIYIAWSAVLAGLVFNRSQHAAAPAAAVMGAISLMVAHLSNMNPQITNLVPVLQSYWLVYHVAVITASYGFFALSLLLGMLVLILYAFRSPKRPHLDTSIKDMMIINRVSMIVGLGLFTIGNFLGAVWANESWGRYWGWDPKETWSLIIILIYVLVIHMDLIPKLKNKLYWIAVGSILSFSTVLMTYFGVNFYLSGLHSYAGGDPMPVPVWVYYCLVVIVALIAISFWKRETKLPMAASEVKDEA, from the coding sequence ATGAAGGCTTTTACCGACGCACTTTTTTCCATGCGGACCATGTTAGTTCTGCTTTTTTTCACTTCCGTTGCATGTGCTATTGCAACTTTTATTGAAAATGACTTCGGCCCGGAAACGGCTCGTGCACTGGTTTACAATACTCGCTGGTTTGAGGCGCTCTACGCCTGGATGATGGTGGGGTTCTTTGCCAATATCCAACGCTATCGGATGCTGCGCCCATCCAAGATTTTTTCGTTTATGATTCACATCTCCCTGGTGGTTATCCTGGTTGGTGCCACGATTACCCGTTACTTCGGGTACGAAGGTATGATGCACATTCGTGAGGGGGAGATCGCTGACTATATTCTTTCTACCGACACCTATGTCCAGCTGGAAGTCCAGGGCGAAGAAATTGACTGGCCAGTGTTGGTGGCGGACATGGGTACCAACCGCTTTACTTTCACTACAGACATTGATGGTCAACGCTTTGCCGTGAGTTACGTCGACCATCGCGCGGGGCGCAACAAGCAAATGACGGTTGATGTCTCCTACGGCAATGAAGAGAAACAAGTTATGCTTATTGGTGGGCAAGGTATTCAGGGTATTCCGGTGGATCTGGAAATTGGCGGCCTGGAAGCGACCTTGACCTACGGCGCCAAAGTGCTGGAGTTGCCCTTTGGTCTGAGGCTGGACAATTTTGCCCTTGATCGTTATCCCGGTTCCAACTCACCAGCATCTTACTCCAGCTACGTAACCATCATTGATGAGGAGATGGGCATTGAAGAGCCCTACCATATATTTATGAACAACATACTTATTCATCGTGGCTTCCGCTTCTATCAGTCGTCCTATGATACTGATGAGCGGGGAACCTACCTGTCTGTTTCCATGGACCCTGGCAAGCTGCCCACCTATATCGGATACTTTTTCCTGACTGTAGGGCTTGTGGTGAGTCTCTTTATGCCACAAGGTCGCTGTCGCATCCTGCTACGTCAGCTTTCAACAGCCAAAAAGAAGCCAACAGCTCCTGCTGTAGCTTCATCAATGGTGGCTCTGATGGCAGCGGGCTTGATGCTGGCAACTCCTGGTACGGCTTCTGCGTTCCCGGAGTACGCTGAGCAGGGCTCAAGGGATGATGCCCAGCAACAACAGCAACAGGAACAGCAGCAAGCCATAGGTGAAGATCAGCTGCAGCAGCCTCCCGCTGGTGAGTCAGCCGCGCAACCACGCCAGCAGCGTCAGCCTCGGTTGCCTATTCCCGATGATTACGACTTGCGCCATGCCGAGAAGTTTGGACGCATGCTGGTGCTGGATACTGCTATTGGCCGTATCAAGCCTATGGATACCTATAGCAACGAGCTGCTTTACAAGATTGCTCGTACCGTCTCCCTGGAGGGCTTTACGCCTAATCAGATTGTCCTTGGCATGATGACCAACCCATTCTCCTGGCAGTTTGTAGATATGATTCGGGTGGAGCACCCACAGCTTCGGCGTATACTGGAAATTCGCGATGACGATCAACGTCGTATTCCTTTTGTAAACTTTTTTGATGAGCAAGGCAGCTATCGTCTGACCCAGTATGTGGAAGCGGCTTACCAGAAAGATCCGGCTTATCGCAATACCTTTGATCGTGCCATTGTTACAGTGGATGAGCGGGTCAGTATTGCCTATATGATGTATGCCGGATTAATCTGGAACTTCTTCCCCCGCGCCGATGGAGTCGATACCAACCGCTGGTATACCCTCACCGAGGCGATGGAGACCTTTCCGGAGGAGAATCGTCGCCAGGTTATGCGTATGTACGGCAATTACTTTACCGCCGTTGAGCGGGGGCTTGAGACCGGGAACTGGTCAGACGCCAACCGCTTTATCGAGGATATTAAGCAGTATCAGCGAGCAAACGACACCACCGCTGCCATGCCCAGCGAGGCCAAGGTCAAGGCAGAGCTGATTCTCAACAAGTACAGCATCTTCAAGAATCTCATGCCCTACTTCCTGCTGGTAGGTTTGACCTTCCTGGCTGGTGCCTTCCTGCGTATGTTCATTCCCGTTGCATCCACCAAGAGCAAGAAGCATCAGAGTTTGCTTGACCGACACTACCCCCTGTTTCACAAGATCATGCTGGCTCTGGTAGCCATTGGCTTTGTCATCTTTACCATTGGTCTGGGTCTGCGCTGGTATGTGTCAGGTCACGCACCCATGAGTAATGCCTACGAATCAATGATTTATATAGCTTGGTCGGCGGTGCTGGCGGGTCTGGTCTTCAATCGCAGCCAGCACGCGGCTGCCCCTGCGGCTGCAGTGATGGGCGCTATCTCCCTGATGGTAGCTCACTTGAGCAATATGAACCCTCAGATCACCAACCTGGTGCCAGTCCTGCAGTCGTACTGGCTCGTCTACCATGTGGCGGTTATTACCGCCAGTTACGGTTTCTTTGCCCTGAGTCTGCTGCTGGGCATGCTGGTGCTAATCCTCTATGCCTTCCGTTCACCCAAGCGGCCACACCTTGACACCTCTATCAAGGATATGATGATTATTAATCGCGTATCCATGATTGTTGGCCTGGGCCTCTTTACCATCGGTAACTTCTTGGGAGCCGTTTGGGCCAATGAGTCCTGGGGTCGCTATTGGGGCTGGGACCCCAAGGAAACCTGGTCGCTGATCATCATTCTGATCTACGTCCTGGTAATCCACATGGACCTCATCCCCAAGCTCAAAAACAAGCTCTACTGGATTGCGGTGGGTTCCATACTCTCATTCTCAACTGTGCTGATGACCTACTTCGGGGTAAACTTCTACCTCTCCGGTCTGCACTCTTATGCCGGCGGTGACCCCATGCCTGTGCCCGTCTGGGTTTACTACTGCCTTGTTGTTATTGTTGCGCTTATAGCCATTTCGTTTTGGAAACGGGAGACCAAGCTGCCCATGGCAGCCAGCGAAGTCAAGGATGAGGCGTAA
- the hemE gene encoding uroporphyrinogen decarboxylase, with product MANYDFIKACYGDPVSRTPVWFMRQAGRYLPEYRAVRKNYSFLEMCKKPEVACEVTIQPIDIIGTDAAIMFSDILVPFEPMGLDLDFNPAPVIANPIRSREQVDSLRLDAAEEVGFVYDAIKLIKRELESRQVPLIGFCGAPFTLACYAVEGSGSKNYPTLKEMMYSDPALFSDLMRAFVVVQVDYLNRQIDAGVDALQIFDSWGGILSREDYDHFVLPHMKSLFSQLKRTVPIIFFIGNNAHLLESQESTGADVMGLDWRIPVDAARQRLGNTPVQGNLDPTLLFAEPQLLEKRVIDILRRNGNKPGFIFNLGHGITPKTPVDNVKLVVELVHQYPVGE from the coding sequence ATGGCAAATTATGATTTTATAAAAGCTTGTTATGGAGATCCCGTTAGCCGAACTCCCGTATGGTTCATGCGACAGGCAGGTCGCTACCTGCCCGAATACCGTGCGGTACGTAAAAATTACTCATTCCTGGAGATGTGCAAGAAACCAGAAGTTGCCTGTGAGGTAACTATTCAGCCAATTGACATCATAGGAACCGATGCGGCCATCATGTTCTCCGATATCCTGGTGCCCTTTGAACCTATGGGTTTGGATCTGGATTTCAATCCGGCACCGGTCATCGCCAATCCCATACGCAGCCGGGAACAGGTGGACAGCTTGCGCCTGGATGCCGCCGAAGAGGTAGGCTTTGTTTATGATGCTATTAAGCTGATTAAAAGAGAGCTGGAGAGCCGTCAGGTCCCCCTTATCGGTTTCTGTGGCGCCCCTTTTACCTTGGCTTGCTATGCCGTTGAAGGAAGCGGAAGCAAAAACTACCCCACCCTGAAAGAGATGATGTACAGTGATCCGGCACTGTTCTCCGACCTGATGCGTGCCTTTGTTGTAGTGCAGGTTGACTACCTCAATCGCCAGATTGATGCTGGCGTTGATGCGCTGCAGATTTTTGATTCCTGGGGAGGGATCCTCAGTCGTGAGGACTATGACCATTTTGTTTTGCCCCATATGAAGAGCCTGTTCAGCCAGCTCAAGCGCACAGTGCCGATAATCTTTTTTATTGGGAACAATGCCCACTTGCTGGAATCCCAGGAATCTACAGGTGCCGATGTCATGGGTCTTGACTGGCGCATTCCAGTAGATGCAGCACGTCAAAGATTGGGTAACACTCCAGTACAGGGGAACTTGGACCCTACCCTGCTTTTTGCCGAGCCACAGCTATTGGAAAAGCGCGTGATCGATATTCTTCGTCGCAATGGCAATAAGCCTGGCTTTATATTCAACCTGGGCCACGGTATTACTCCCAAAACTCCGGTTGACAATGTCAAACTGGTAGTCGAGTTGGTCCACCAATACCCTGTGGGAGAGTGA
- a CDS encoding radical SAM/SPASM domain-containing protein: MEFVPKWIAWESTERCNLSCIHCRCSSDMEKDLFHLDTQRALQLVDRIAELCQPVFVLSGGEPLMREDIFDIARYADGKGFRVCMATNGALLTDDICEQMKQTNIRMVSLSLDGSSAEVHDNFRQVPGSFDAVMRAAELLNQHQIPFLINSSFTQRNQEDIAATFRLAKGLGARAWYMFMIVPTGRGEDVMAELVKPEDYNEILRWHYEQEKQEDKILMRPTCAPHYYRMVPQLNKQSDDKLERRSLTFSTGGAKGCIAAQSICFIDARGNVKPCSYLPLTAGNILETPFKAIWEESQLFQDMRDFKAYKGRCGACEYVNVCGGCRARAYSVTGDYMEEEPFCDYVPLSMGHSS; this comes from the coding sequence ATGGAATTTGTTCCCAAGTGGATTGCCTGGGAGAGTACCGAGCGCTGTAATCTCTCTTGCATACACTGTCGCTGCTCATCGGACATGGAGAAGGATCTGTTTCATCTGGATACGCAGCGGGCGCTGCAGCTGGTGGATCGCATTGCCGAGTTGTGTCAGCCGGTATTTGTGCTCAGTGGCGGTGAGCCCCTGATGCGTGAGGATATCTTCGACATTGCTCGTTACGCCGATGGCAAAGGGTTTCGGGTTTGCATGGCTACTAACGGCGCCCTGCTCACGGACGATATCTGCGAGCAGATGAAGCAGACCAATATCCGTATGGTTTCACTGAGTCTCGATGGTTCCTCGGCGGAAGTTCACGACAACTTCCGCCAGGTACCTGGCTCTTTTGATGCCGTTATGCGAGCAGCGGAACTGCTGAACCAGCATCAAATTCCCTTCCTCATCAATTCTTCCTTTACGCAGCGTAATCAGGAGGATATTGCCGCAACCTTTCGCCTGGCGAAGGGGTTGGGTGCCCGCGCCTGGTACATGTTCATGATTGTGCCGACCGGGCGCGGTGAGGATGTGATGGCAGAGTTGGTCAAACCTGAAGACTATAACGAAATATTGCGCTGGCACTACGAGCAGGAGAAACAGGAGGACAAAATCCTCATGCGACCCACCTGTGCGCCTCACTACTATCGCATGGTGCCGCAGCTCAACAAGCAGAGTGATGACAAGCTGGAGCGACGTTCCCTGACCTTCTCTACCGGCGGTGCCAAAGGCTGTATTGCAGCTCAATCGATCTGCTTTATTGATGCCCGGGGCAATGTCAAGCCTTGCAGCTATCTGCCTCTGACTGCGGGCAATATATTGGAGACGCCTTTTAAGGCCATATGGGAAGAGTCGCAGCTCTTTCAGGATATGCGCGACTTCAAGGCTTATAAAGGTCGTTGTGGAGCCTGTGAGTATGTGAACGTCTGTGGTGGGTGCCGCGCCAGGGCTTACAGTGTAACCGGCGACTATATGGAAGAGGAGCCCTTTTGCGACTATGTGCCTCTAAGTATGGGGCACTCGAGTTGA